In Arvicola amphibius chromosome 1, mArvAmp1.2, whole genome shotgun sequence, one DNA window encodes the following:
- the Anapc4 gene encoding anaphase-promoting complex subunit 4 isoform X2 — MLRFPTCFPSFRVVGEKQLPQEIVFLVWSPKRDLIALANTTGEVLLHRLASFHRVWSFPPNENTGKEVTCLAWRPDGKLLAFALADTKKIILCDVEKPESLHSFSVEAPVSCMHWMEVTVESSVLTSFYNAEDESNLLLPKLPTLPKNYSNTSKIFSEENSDEIIKLLGDVRLNILVLGGSSGFIELYAYGMFKIARVTGIAGTCLALCLSSDLKSLSVVTEVSSSGEAEVSYFQLETNLLYSCLPEVTRMARKFTHISALLQYINLSLTCMCEAWEEILMQMDSRLTKFVQEKTTATSVQDEFMHLLLWGKASAELQTLLMNQLTVKGLKKLGQSIESSYSSIQKLVISHLQSGSESLLYHLSELKGMASWKQKYEPLGLDATCIEDAITAVGSFILKANELLQVIDSSMKNFKAFFRWLYVAMLRMTEDHVLPELNKMTQKDITFVAEFLTEHFNEAPDLYNRKGKYFNVERVGQYLKDEDDDLVSPPNTEGNQWYDFLQGSSHLKESPLLFPYYPRKSLHFVKRRMENIIDQCLQKPADVIGRSMNQAICIPLYRDARSMDSARRLLKFPFLWNNKNSSLHYLLFTILEDSVYKMCILRRHTDIAQSVSNGLIGINFGSFTYSTTEKVRRSTYSCLDAQFYDDDTVTLILKDSMGREGRDRILVQLPLSLVYNSEDSEEYQFTGTYSTRLDEQGSIIPTRTLHLEKHWRLLESMKAQYVAGNGLRKVSCVLSSNLRHVRVFEMDIDDEWELDDSSDEDDEAGGKPVKIKEEVLSESDTEEHQDAAALDPDIVIKVEKLDPELNS, encoded by the exons ATGCTGCGCTTTCCGACGTGTTTCCCATCCTTCCGGGTGGTGGGAGAGAAGCAGCTGCCACAGGAGATTGTTTTCCTGGTCTGGTCTCCCAAGCGGGACCTCATTGCTTTGGCCAACACTACAGGCGAG GTTTTACTTCATCGGCTTGCAAGTTTTCATCGAGTTTGGAGTTTTCCACCAAATGAAAATACAGGAAAAGAAGTGACCTGTTTGGCCTGGAGACCAGATGGCAAAC TTTTGGCCTTTGCTCTCGCTGATACCAAGAAGATTATTTTATGTGATGTAGAAAAGCCTGAAAGCTTACACTCCTTCTCCGTGGAGGCTCCGGTTTCCTGTATGCATTGGATGGAGGTGACTGTGGAAAGCAG TGTCTTAACATCATTTTATAATGCTGAGGATGAATCCAACCTTCTCTTGCCTAAGCTGCCCACACTGCCGAAAAA TTACAGCAACACCTCAAAAATATTTAG tgaagaaaattctgatgaaattattaaGCTCTTAGGAGATGTCAG GCTGAACATCCTTGTCCTTGGAGGCAGCTCTGGATTTATTGAGCTTTATGCTTATGGGATGTTCAAAATTGCCCGAGTAACAGGG ATTGCCGGTACTTGTCTTGCTCTGTGTTTATCAAGCGATTTGAAGTCATTATCAGTGGTCACAGAGGTTTCCAGCAGTGGCGAAGCAGAGGTTTCATATTTTCAG CTTGAAACCAATCTGCTGTATTCCTGCTTACCCGAAGTAACTCGGATGGCCAGAAAGTTTACTCACATCTCAGCTCTCTTACAG TATATAAATTTGTCGCTGACTTGTATGTGTGAAGCATGGGAAGAAATACTGATGCAGATGGACTCTCGTCTCACTAAGTTCGTGCAG GAGAAAACTACAGCGACGTCAGTGCAGGACGAGTTCATGCACTTACTGCTGTGGGGGAAAGCCAG tGCTGAACTTCAGACTCTCCTGATGAACCAGTTAACAGTGAAG GGCTTAAAAAAGCTTGGCCAGTCTATAGAGTCATCATATTCCAGTATACAAAAATTGGTTATAAGTCACTTACAGAG TGGGTCCGAGTCTTTACTGTATCATTTGAGTGAACTTAAAGGAATGGCTTCATGGAAACAAAAGTACGAACCTCTAGGACTGGATGCTACATGCATTGAAG atgCTATTACTGCTGTGGGCTCTTTCATCCTCAAGGCAAACGAACTTCTCCA agTTATAGATAGTAGTATGAAAAACTTCAAGGCATTTTTTCGGTGGCTGTATGTAG CAATGCTGCGAATGACAGAAGATCATGTGCTTCCTGAGCTGAACAAG ATGACTCAGAAGGATATAACGTTTGTTGCAGAATTTCTCACTGAGCATTTCAATGAG GCCCCAGACCTTTATAATCGGAAAGGAAAATACTTCAATGTTGAAAGAGTTGGTCAG TACTTGAAGGATGAAGACGACGACCTCGTGTCACCCCCTAACACGGAAGGAAACCAGTGGTACGACTTCCTCCAAGGCAGCAGCCACCTGAAAG AAAGTCCTTTGCTGTTTCCTTATTATCCTCGAAAATCATTGCATTTTGTGAAAAGGCGGATGGAGAACATTATTGATCAGTGTTTGCAAAAGCCAGCA GATGTAATTGGAAGATCGATGAATCAAGCAATTTGCATTCCATTATATAGAGATGCTAGGAG tATGGACTCTGCCCGTAGATTGCTAAAATTCCCATTTCT GtggaataataaaaattcaagtcTACATTATCTTCTTTTTACTATTTTAGAAGATTCGGTTTATAAAATGTGCATCTTAAGGAGACATACTGATATTGCCCA ATCTGTAAGTAATGGACTAATTGGTATTAACTTTGGGAGCTTCACATATTCCACAACTGAAAAAGTCAGAAGAAG CACTTACAGTTGTCTAGACGCCCAGTTTTATGATGACGACACTGTAACGCTCATCCTTAAAGACTCCATGGGACGCgaaggaagagacaggatctTGGTTCAGTTGCCGTTGTCCTTAGTGTATAACAGTGAAGATTCTGAAGAGTATCAGTTCACTGGGACTTATTCAACAAG GCTGGATGAGCAGGGCAGCATTATCCCCACACGCACCCTGCACTTGGAGAAGCACTGGAGGCTGCTGGAAAGCATGAAAGCACAGTATGTTGCTGGGAATGGCCTCCGGAAAGTATCCTGTGTG TTAAGCTCAAACCTCCGACATGTGCGGGTGTTTGAGATGGACATTGATGACGAGTGGGAGCTCGACGATTCTTCAGACGAAGACGATGAGGCCGGGGGGAAGCCCGTGAAGATCAAGGAGGAAGTGCTGTCGGAGTCGGACACAGAGGAGCACCAGGATGCTGCTGCCCTAGACCCAGACATAGTCATCAAAGTGGAGAAACTCGACCCTGAGCTGAACTCATGA
- the Anapc4 gene encoding anaphase-promoting complex subunit 4 isoform X1 yields the protein MLRFPTCFPSFRVVGEKQLPQEIVFLVWSPKRDLIALANTTGEVLLHRLASFHRVWSFPPNENTGKEVTCLAWRPDGKLLAFALADTKKIILCDVEKPESLHSFSVEAPVSCMHWMEVTVESSVLTSFYNAEDESNLLLPKLPTLPKNYSNTSKIFSEENSDEIIKLLGDVRLNILVLGGSSGFIELYAYGMFKIARVTGIAGTCLALCLSSDLKSLSVVTEVSSSGEAEVSYFQLETNLLYSCLPEVTRMARKFTHISALLQYINLSLTCMCEAWEEILMQMDSRLTKFVQEKTTATSVQDEFMHLLLWGKASAELQTLLMNQLTVKGLKKLGQSIESSYSSIQKLVISHLQSGSESLLYHLSELKGMASWKQKYEPLGLDATCIEDAITAVGSFILKANELLQVIDSSMKNFKAFFRWLYVAMLRMTEDHVLPELNKMTQKDITFVAEFLTEHFNEAPDLYNRKGKYFNVERVGQYLKDEDDDLVSPPNTEGNQWYDFLQGSSHLKESPLLFPYYPRKSLHFVKRRMENIIDQCLQKPADVIGRSMNQAICIPLYRDARSMDSARRLLKFPFLWNNKNSSLHYLLFTILEDSVYKMCILRRHTDIAQSVSNGLIGINFGSFTYSTTEKVRRRAFSPSTYSCLDAQFYDDDTVTLILKDSMGREGRDRILVQLPLSLVYNSEDSEEYQFTGTYSTRLDEQGSIIPTRTLHLEKHWRLLESMKAQYVAGNGLRKVSCVLSSNLRHVRVFEMDIDDEWELDDSSDEDDEAGGKPVKIKEEVLSESDTEEHQDAAALDPDIVIKVEKLDPELNS from the exons ATGCTGCGCTTTCCGACGTGTTTCCCATCCTTCCGGGTGGTGGGAGAGAAGCAGCTGCCACAGGAGATTGTTTTCCTGGTCTGGTCTCCCAAGCGGGACCTCATTGCTTTGGCCAACACTACAGGCGAG GTTTTACTTCATCGGCTTGCAAGTTTTCATCGAGTTTGGAGTTTTCCACCAAATGAAAATACAGGAAAAGAAGTGACCTGTTTGGCCTGGAGACCAGATGGCAAAC TTTTGGCCTTTGCTCTCGCTGATACCAAGAAGATTATTTTATGTGATGTAGAAAAGCCTGAAAGCTTACACTCCTTCTCCGTGGAGGCTCCGGTTTCCTGTATGCATTGGATGGAGGTGACTGTGGAAAGCAG TGTCTTAACATCATTTTATAATGCTGAGGATGAATCCAACCTTCTCTTGCCTAAGCTGCCCACACTGCCGAAAAA TTACAGCAACACCTCAAAAATATTTAG tgaagaaaattctgatgaaattattaaGCTCTTAGGAGATGTCAG GCTGAACATCCTTGTCCTTGGAGGCAGCTCTGGATTTATTGAGCTTTATGCTTATGGGATGTTCAAAATTGCCCGAGTAACAGGG ATTGCCGGTACTTGTCTTGCTCTGTGTTTATCAAGCGATTTGAAGTCATTATCAGTGGTCACAGAGGTTTCCAGCAGTGGCGAAGCAGAGGTTTCATATTTTCAG CTTGAAACCAATCTGCTGTATTCCTGCTTACCCGAAGTAACTCGGATGGCCAGAAAGTTTACTCACATCTCAGCTCTCTTACAG TATATAAATTTGTCGCTGACTTGTATGTGTGAAGCATGGGAAGAAATACTGATGCAGATGGACTCTCGTCTCACTAAGTTCGTGCAG GAGAAAACTACAGCGACGTCAGTGCAGGACGAGTTCATGCACTTACTGCTGTGGGGGAAAGCCAG tGCTGAACTTCAGACTCTCCTGATGAACCAGTTAACAGTGAAG GGCTTAAAAAAGCTTGGCCAGTCTATAGAGTCATCATATTCCAGTATACAAAAATTGGTTATAAGTCACTTACAGAG TGGGTCCGAGTCTTTACTGTATCATTTGAGTGAACTTAAAGGAATGGCTTCATGGAAACAAAAGTACGAACCTCTAGGACTGGATGCTACATGCATTGAAG atgCTATTACTGCTGTGGGCTCTTTCATCCTCAAGGCAAACGAACTTCTCCA agTTATAGATAGTAGTATGAAAAACTTCAAGGCATTTTTTCGGTGGCTGTATGTAG CAATGCTGCGAATGACAGAAGATCATGTGCTTCCTGAGCTGAACAAG ATGACTCAGAAGGATATAACGTTTGTTGCAGAATTTCTCACTGAGCATTTCAATGAG GCCCCAGACCTTTATAATCGGAAAGGAAAATACTTCAATGTTGAAAGAGTTGGTCAG TACTTGAAGGATGAAGACGACGACCTCGTGTCACCCCCTAACACGGAAGGAAACCAGTGGTACGACTTCCTCCAAGGCAGCAGCCACCTGAAAG AAAGTCCTTTGCTGTTTCCTTATTATCCTCGAAAATCATTGCATTTTGTGAAAAGGCGGATGGAGAACATTATTGATCAGTGTTTGCAAAAGCCAGCA GATGTAATTGGAAGATCGATGAATCAAGCAATTTGCATTCCATTATATAGAGATGCTAGGAG tATGGACTCTGCCCGTAGATTGCTAAAATTCCCATTTCT GtggaataataaaaattcaagtcTACATTATCTTCTTTTTACTATTTTAGAAGATTCGGTTTATAAAATGTGCATCTTAAGGAGACATACTGATATTGCCCA ATCTGTAAGTAATGGACTAATTGGTATTAACTTTGGGAGCTTCACATATTCCACAACTGAAAAAGTCAGAAGAAG AGCGTTCTCTCCTAGCACTTACAGTTGTCTAGACGCCCAGTTTTATGATGACGACACTGTAACGCTCATCCTTAAAGACTCCATGGGACGCgaaggaagagacaggatctTGGTTCAGTTGCCGTTGTCCTTAGTGTATAACAGTGAAGATTCTGAAGAGTATCAGTTCACTGGGACTTATTCAACAAG GCTGGATGAGCAGGGCAGCATTATCCCCACACGCACCCTGCACTTGGAGAAGCACTGGAGGCTGCTGGAAAGCATGAAAGCACAGTATGTTGCTGGGAATGGCCTCCGGAAAGTATCCTGTGTG TTAAGCTCAAACCTCCGACATGTGCGGGTGTTTGAGATGGACATTGATGACGAGTGGGAGCTCGACGATTCTTCAGACGAAGACGATGAGGCCGGGGGGAAGCCCGTGAAGATCAAGGAGGAAGTGCTGTCGGAGTCGGACACAGAGGAGCACCAGGATGCTGCTGCCCTAGACCCAGACATAGTCATCAAAGTGGAGAAACTCGACCCTGAGCTGAACTCATGA